One genomic segment of Acinetobacter oleivorans DR1 includes these proteins:
- a CDS encoding 3-deoxy-D-manno-octulosonic acid transferase, with protein sequence MATPFWYNTALHLLKPFYHWRIKKRAESQELYNQECLERFGPFESPKNVRAIWFHAVSVGETNAAQPLIEHYLKLGQPVLVTNTTKTGQARAKSLFLKAPYLDLFQAVYLPVDQKHLLKQFFELYQPKLLALVETELWPNLIDQAKLQQVPCLLLNARLSEKSAKGYSRVSGLTAGMLKQIDWVLAQDNATRQRYVELGLDQQKSQVVGNIKFDIHAPEAFINQAAKLHQLWYLGERKVLTIASTHAPEEQQILQALQPYLKSDPELVCIVVPRHPERFDEVFEICQNLDLITHRRSLNQSIHTSTQVYLADSMGELWLWYALSQVCFVGGSLNEPGGGHNILEPMVLNVPTVIGPRYFNFQTIVDEFIDENGVLIAQDAEQVVAIWMACLAEPDQTQQVVEQAHKVLQRNQGSLQKHIGVINRYLADKP encoded by the coding sequence TTGGCGACCCCATTTTGGTACAACACCGCACTCCATTTATTAAAACCTTTTTACCACTGGCGGATAAAAAAACGTGCAGAAAGCCAGGAATTATATAATCAGGAATGTCTGGAAAGATTTGGGCCGTTTGAATCTCCAAAAAATGTGAGAGCGATTTGGTTCCATGCTGTTTCGGTTGGAGAAACCAATGCTGCGCAGCCTTTAATCGAGCACTATCTTAAACTCGGACAACCTGTGCTAGTTACTAATACGACTAAAACTGGGCAGGCACGTGCGAAATCATTATTTTTAAAAGCACCTTATTTAGATTTATTTCAAGCAGTTTATTTGCCTGTTGATCAAAAGCACCTTTTAAAACAATTTTTTGAATTGTATCAGCCAAAACTTTTAGCATTGGTTGAAACTGAGCTTTGGCCAAATTTAATTGATCAAGCCAAGCTACAACAAGTTCCCTGTTTATTGTTAAATGCGCGGTTATCAGAAAAATCAGCTAAAGGTTATAGTCGAGTCTCAGGTTTAACAGCAGGAATGCTCAAACAAATTGACTGGGTATTAGCGCAAGATAATGCTACTCGCCAACGCTATGTCGAGCTTGGCTTAGATCAACAAAAAAGTCAGGTGGTTGGAAATATTAAATTTGATATTCACGCACCAGAAGCATTTATAAATCAGGCAGCAAAGCTACACCAGTTATGGTATTTGGGCGAACGAAAAGTACTGACAATTGCCAGTACACATGCACCCGAAGAACAACAAATTTTGCAAGCACTTCAGCCTTATTTAAAGTCAGATCCAGAGTTAGTTTGTATTGTCGTACCTCGACATCCTGAACGTTTCGATGAAGTATTTGAAATTTGCCAAAACCTAGATTTAATTACTCACCGTAGAAGCTTGAACCAAAGTATTCATACGAGTACACAGGTTTATCTAGCCGATAGTATGGGGGAACTTTGGTTATGGTACGCTTTAAGTCAGGTGTGTTTTGTAGGTGGTTCTTTAAATGAGCCGGGTGGTGGACATAATATTTTAGAGCCTATGGTTTTGAATGTGCCGACCGTCATTGGACCTCGTTACTTTAATTTCCAAACCATTGTCGATGAATTCATTGACGAAAATGGTGTGCTCATCGCCCAAGACGCTGAGCAAGTTGTAGCAATCTGGATGGCATGTTTAGCTGAACCTGATCAAACCCAACAAGTAGTAGAACAAGCACATAAAGTCTTACAACGTAACCAAGGTTCATTGCAAAAACATATTGGCGTAATTAATCGGTATTTGGCCGACAAACCATGA
- a CDS encoding 16S rRNA (uracil(1498)-N(3))-methyltransferase, translating into MNIVLLEPEDIQSDTWLIHSKRQLQHLREHLDITVGQNLKVGVRNGARYTTEIISINEQEVCIRPISEETVPAKLPVHLIVALPRPKVLRRLIMDSVTLGVERISLIHSYRVDKSYWQTPFLQQLDNYVTLGLEQAGDTIVPEIHMYKRFKLFVEDVLPNLISKETPAYVAHPYAEQSMPVNIPHACSIVVGPEGGFIPYEVDLLTKNGCQAVSLGNRILRTETSISYILGRLFS; encoded by the coding sequence ATGAATATCGTTTTACTAGAGCCTGAAGATATTCAGTCAGACACGTGGTTAATTCACTCAAAGCGCCAATTACAACATTTACGTGAACATCTTGATATTACGGTTGGCCAAAATCTAAAAGTTGGTGTTCGTAATGGCGCACGTTATACCACTGAAATTATTTCGATTAACGAGCAAGAAGTTTGTATACGGCCTATTAGTGAAGAAACTGTACCTGCAAAACTTCCGGTTCATTTAATTGTGGCTTTACCAAGACCCAAAGTTTTACGCCGTTTAATTATGGATAGTGTGACTTTAGGGGTGGAAAGAATTAGTTTGATTCATAGTTATCGCGTAGATAAAAGCTATTGGCAAACTCCATTTTTGCAACAACTCGATAACTATGTGACTTTAGGGCTTGAGCAAGCAGGTGACACGATTGTTCCTGAAATTCACATGTATAAACGCTTTAAACTCTTTGTTGAAGACGTTCTGCCAAACTTGATCTCGAAAGAAACACCAGCCTATGTGGCTCACCCTTATGCCGAGCAGAGCATGCCAGTTAATATTCCACATGCTTGTAGTATCGTCGTTGGGCCTGAAGGTGGTTTTATTCCCTATGAAGTTGATTTGCTCACAAAAAACGGCTGCCAAGCTGTGAGCTTAGGCAACCGTATTTTAAGAACTGAAACGTCTATTTCTTATATTTTAGGTCGTTTATTTAGTTGA
- a CDS encoding mechanosensitive ion channel family protein codes for MADEQKSLTDVAKNTGELLQEAGTKTTQTVLAHTEKYHDAYTTIDKIVDSFWERVPYICIAIIVFIIFWLLTKLFKFFVRKTLENRSYTRQNLVLVLNRVGSTAILFFGFLIALVISIPGFTPGQLMSALGIGSVAIGFAFKDIFQNLLSGILILLSEPFRIGDSIVVNSLEGTVEDIQIRATFLRSPDGRRIVIPNATVYTSALTVNTAYQQRRCEFVVGIGYDDDEQKAKQIILDILNNDRNVLSQPAFSVNVTALADFSVNLTVRWWVDTTETDISSSTSTIQAQVKQAFNANGINIPYPIQELKMAANQPLLNPETSTK; via the coding sequence GTGGCTGATGAACAAAAATCCTTAACGGATGTCGCAAAAAATACAGGCGAACTTTTGCAAGAAGCGGGCACTAAAACCACTCAAACGGTTTTAGCCCATACTGAAAAGTATCATGATGCCTATACCACTATCGATAAAATCGTGGATAGCTTCTGGGAACGTGTGCCTTATATATGTATTGCGATTATCGTTTTTATTATTTTTTGGCTACTGACCAAATTATTTAAGTTCTTTGTTCGTAAAACCTTAGAAAACCGCTCTTACACACGCCAAAACCTCGTTTTGGTCTTAAACCGTGTAGGCAGCACAGCGATTTTATTCTTTGGTTTCTTAATTGCTTTAGTGATCTCGATTCCAGGGTTCACACCGGGCCAACTCATGAGTGCCTTAGGTATTGGTTCGGTCGCAATTGGTTTTGCTTTTAAAGATATCTTTCAAAACTTATTGTCAGGCATCTTAATCTTATTAAGCGAACCATTCCGCATTGGAGACTCCATTGTTGTCAATTCGCTTGAAGGAACTGTTGAAGATATTCAAATTCGTGCAACATTCTTACGCTCGCCAGATGGCCGTCGAATTGTTATTCCAAACGCAACTGTTTATACGAGTGCTTTAACGGTAAATACTGCTTATCAACAACGACGCTGTGAGTTTGTAGTCGGAATTGGATATGACGATGACGAACAAAAAGCCAAACAGATTATTTTAGATATTCTTAATAATGACCGAAATGTACTGAGTCAGCCAGCCTTCTCGGTTAATGTTACAGCGTTAGCAGATTTCTCGGTTAACCTGACTGTACGCTGGTGGGTTGATACGACTGAAACTGATATTTCGTCGTCTACGAGCACCATTCAAGCTCAGGTCAAGCAAGCTTTTAATGCGAACGGAATTAATATTCCTTACCCAATTCAGGAATTAAAAATGGCCGCAAATCAGCCACTTTTAAACCCTGAAACATCAACTAAATAA
- a CDS encoding DUF805 domain-containing protein, producing the protein MFAQTSSSRPPQLPFKDSPFSIHGRFNRMSYLGGYGLIYLVTLLGYFILASFLGSFQLSSNLFNFEFYSSLSGASALVVWAFSLFLIYLNIVLVVRRLHDLNKSGWMGLLLFIPVVQFFFMIYLLLASGTAGPNEYGPVRPATFIEKLMAWLILVAILVSLISTAGIFYYFSGTDTLETPTQILQKGTEYF; encoded by the coding sequence ATGTTTGCCCAAACAAGCTCCTCACGCCCACCACAACTCCCTTTTAAAGATAGTCCGTTTTCAATTCATGGACGTTTTAATCGTATGAGCTATTTAGGTGGTTATGGACTGATTTATTTAGTCACCCTGTTGGGCTATTTCATTTTGGCTTCATTTCTTGGAAGTTTTCAGCTTTCAAGCAATTTATTTAATTTTGAATTTTATAGCTCTCTTTCTGGAGCCAGTGCCTTGGTAGTCTGGGCTTTTTCGCTGTTCCTGATTTATTTAAATATTGTTCTCGTTGTTCGACGTTTGCACGATCTAAATAAGAGTGGCTGGATGGGATTGCTATTGTTCATTCCAGTTGTTCAGTTCTTTTTTATGATTTATTTACTGCTTGCCTCAGGTACAGCAGGTCCAAACGAATACGGTCCTGTTCGACCAGCAACGTTTATAGAAAAACTGATGGCTTGGCTTATTTTAGTCGCTATTTTAGTTAGCCTTATTTCAACAGCAGGAATTTTTTATTATTTCTCAGGGACTGATACCTTAGAAACACCGACACAAATCTTACAAAAAGGAACGGAATACTTTTAA
- the acs gene encoding acetate--CoA ligase, giving the protein MNEIYPVPEEFKKTARTVEADYFKRYQNSIENPDEFWAEQAKIVDWIKPFTQVKNTSFDKDNFKIEWFADGELNVSANCLDRHLKEHPHKPAIIWEGDHPSRHKIVSYKELHDEVCRFANVLKKYGIGKGDRVVLYMPMVTEAAIAMLACARIGAVHCVVFGGFSPDSLASRIEDSQAKLVITADSSLRAGKLLPLKENVDLALELPGTECVENVVVVYRNANPIEMKPGRDLWYHLIIMEVDANCPPEPMKAEDPLFILYTSGSTGKPKGVLHTTGGYLVYVTSTFKEVFDLKQDDVYWCTADVGWITGHSYLIYGPLANGTTTLMFEGVPQYPTWARLGHVVDKHKVSILYTAPTAIRAMMREGDSFVRESNRSSLRLLGSVGEPINPEAWNWYYNVVGEGRCPIVDTWWQTETGGILIAPLPGATALKPGSATRPLFGVQPAIVDGEGNELEGAAEGNLVIKDSWPGQMRTIWGDPDRFIEAYFSTFKNTYFTGDGARRDEDGYYWITGRVDDVLNVSGHRLGTAEIESALVSHEAVAEAAVVGMPHDIKGQGICTFVTLQAGVPESEELRKELINWVRKVLGPVASPDALHWAPALPKTRSGKIMRRILRKIAANELDSLGDTSTLAEPAVVDQLIATVYPDKQN; this is encoded by the coding sequence ATGAATGAGATCTATCCAGTACCAGAGGAATTTAAAAAAACAGCTCGTACTGTTGAAGCAGACTATTTTAAACGTTATCAAAACTCTATCGAGAACCCAGATGAATTCTGGGCAGAGCAAGCTAAAATTGTCGATTGGATAAAGCCATTTACCCAAGTTAAAAATACGAGTTTTGACAAAGACAATTTCAAGATTGAATGGTTTGCTGATGGTGAGTTGAATGTGTCAGCAAACTGCCTAGACAGGCATCTTAAAGAACACCCTCATAAACCTGCAATTATTTGGGAAGGTGACCATCCTTCTCGTCATAAAATTGTCTCGTATAAAGAATTACACGACGAAGTCTGCCGTTTTGCCAACGTTTTAAAGAAATATGGCATTGGTAAAGGTGACCGTGTTGTGCTGTATATGCCGATGGTCACTGAGGCTGCGATTGCCATGTTAGCCTGTGCCCGTATTGGTGCTGTTCACTGCGTGGTGTTTGGTGGGTTCTCGCCAGACTCTTTAGCAAGTCGTATTGAAGATAGCCAAGCTAAACTGGTGATTACCGCAGACTCAAGTCTACGTGCCGGAAAACTATTACCACTCAAAGAAAATGTCGATTTGGCTCTAGAGTTGCCGGGCACAGAGTGTGTTGAAAATGTAGTGGTGGTTTACCGTAATGCGAACCCGATTGAAATGAAACCGGGCCGTGATTTGTGGTATCACCTCATTATTATGGAAGTAGATGCCAACTGTCCTCCAGAACCGATGAAGGCTGAAGACCCATTATTTATTCTCTATACCTCGGGCTCGACAGGTAAACCGAAAGGTGTTTTGCATACCACAGGTGGTTATTTAGTATATGTAACAAGTACCTTTAAAGAGGTCTTTGATTTAAAACAAGATGATGTGTACTGGTGTACGGCAGATGTAGGTTGGATTACAGGTCATAGTTATCTGATCTATGGCCCACTTGCAAATGGTACGACGACCTTAATGTTTGAGGGTGTGCCTCAATATCCAACATGGGCACGTCTTGGTCATGTGGTCGATAAGCACAAAGTCTCTATTTTATATACAGCGCCAACTGCGATTCGCGCCATGATGCGAGAAGGTGATTCGTTTGTACGTGAAAGTAACCGTAGCAGCCTGCGTTTACTTGGTTCGGTCGGTGAGCCTATTAACCCTGAAGCTTGGAATTGGTACTACAACGTTGTTGGTGAAGGCCGCTGCCCGATTGTTGATACATGGTGGCAAACCGAAACAGGCGGTATTTTGATTGCTCCATTGCCGGGTGCAACAGCTTTAAAACCGGGTTCTGCAACACGTCCGTTATTTGGTGTTCAACCTGCCATTGTAGATGGTGAAGGCAATGAGCTGGAAGGTGCGGCTGAAGGTAACCTAGTCATTAAAGATTCATGGCCGGGCCAGATGCGTACTATTTGGGGTGATCCTGATCGCTTTATTGAAGCGTATTTCTCGACCTTTAAAAATACCTATTTTACAGGTGATGGTGCTCGTCGTGATGAAGATGGCTATTACTGGATTACAGGTCGAGTTGACGATGTCTTGAACGTTTCAGGCCATCGTTTAGGTACGGCTGAAATTGAAAGTGCTCTGGTGTCACATGAAGCCGTGGCAGAAGCTGCGGTGGTGGGTATGCCGCATGATATTAAAGGACAAGGTATTTGTACTTTTGTGACTCTACAAGCGGGTGTTCCAGAGTCGGAAGAATTGCGTAAAGAGTTAATCAACTGGGTACGTAAAGTACTCGGGCCAGTAGCTTCACCAGATGCACTACATTGGGCACCAGCATTACCTAAAACGCGTTCGGGTAAAATCATGCGCCGTATTTTAAGAAAGATTGCGGCAAATGAATTAGATAGTTTAGGTGATACTTCAACTTTGGCTGAACCTGCTGTGGTAGATCAGTTAATTGCAACGGTTTATCCCGATAAGCAAAACTAA
- a CDS encoding cysteine hydrolase family protein, translating to MKQALLIIDVQNDYFKNGKMELVGPEQALEKIKQLEQYFNEKNLPIIYVQHINPPQASFFQENTDGVLLHPELSAHDESLIVTKHYPNSFLETNLEELLKAHQIEQLVITGMMTHMCIDSGTRAAKELGYQPILIADATATRDLSYAGKTTKAEDVQTAFLTALSTFANVQNTADFLVNS from the coding sequence ATGAAACAAGCACTATTAATTATCGATGTACAAAATGATTATTTTAAAAATGGCAAAATGGAATTGGTTGGGCCAGAGCAAGCGCTAGAAAAAATAAAACAACTCGAACAATATTTTAACGAGAAAAACTTACCAATTATTTATGTACAACATATTAACCCGCCACAAGCGAGTTTCTTCCAAGAAAATACAGATGGAGTTTTACTTCACCCTGAACTCAGTGCTCACGATGAGTCATTGATCGTAACAAAGCACTATCCAAACAGTTTTTTAGAAACCAATTTAGAGGAACTTTTAAAAGCACATCAAATTGAGCAACTCGTGATTACAGGCATGATGACTCACATGTGTATTGATTCAGGGACACGCGCAGCCAAAGAACTGGGCTATCAACCCATCTTAATTGCAGATGCCACCGCAACTCGTGATTTAAGCTATGCTGGGAAGACTACAAAAGCAGAAGACGTACAAACAGCTTTTTTAACTGCGCTGAGTACGTTTGCGAATGTACAAAATACTGCTGACTTTTTAGTAAACTCTTAA
- a CDS encoding Lrp/AsnC family transcriptional regulator translates to MNIELDPIDLKIIALLKQDSRLTNKEIGQRVHRTGQAVGARIAQLMDAGVIKNYTIAVQYSHKQFIHLHLNEQRAFEEIENLVKQYEQIDECFKVMGNACYMIVSHFEPAALNEFIEKLSKWCRYSVETVIREVEKS, encoded by the coding sequence ATGAATATTGAATTAGACCCGATTGATCTAAAAATTATTGCATTGCTTAAACAGGATTCTCGACTAACCAATAAAGAAATTGGGCAACGTGTGCATCGAACAGGGCAGGCAGTGGGCGCTCGAATTGCTCAGTTAATGGATGCTGGTGTCATCAAAAACTACACAATTGCCGTGCAATATTCGCATAAGCAATTTATTCATTTGCATTTAAATGAACAACGCGCTTTTGAAGAAATTGAAAATTTGGTTAAGCAATATGAACAAATAGATGAATGCTTTAAAGTGATGGGCAATGCGTGCTATATGATTGTGAGTCATTTTGAACCCGCAGCATTAAATGAATTTATCGAGAAACTTTCAAAATGGTGCCGTTATTCGGTTGAAACAGTGATTCGAGAAGTCGAGAAATCTTAA
- the sfnG gene encoding dimethylsulfone monooxygenase SfnG codes for MTQLQQPIKFAYWVPNVSGGLVVSNIEQRTDWSYDYNVRLAQAAEKNGFEYALTQIRFTAGYGAENQHESVSFSHALLAKTEKLKVIAAILPGPWKPALAAKQLATIDYLTEGRIAINVVSGWFRGEFDAIGEEWPEHDQRYVRSEEFIRTLKGIWTTDNYSFDGKYYQFQNYTLKPKPLQKPHIEVFQGGSSRAARDMASRVSDWYFTNGNTVEEIQKQVEDIRTKAKANNHQVKIGVNAFIIARDTEEEAKAVLQEIIDKANTEAVNAFGDATREAGAASPEQQGNWAKSSFEDLVQYNDGFKTNLIGTPQQIAERIVALKNVGVDLILSGFLHFIEEVEYFGEKVLPLVRQLELQQEKEIEIQAKSA; via the coding sequence ATGACGCAATTACAACAACCAATTAAATTTGCTTATTGGGTACCAAATGTAAGCGGTGGCCTTGTAGTAAGTAACATCGAACAGCGTACAGACTGGAGTTATGACTACAATGTTCGACTTGCACAGGCTGCCGAAAAAAATGGTTTTGAATATGCGCTCACTCAAATTCGTTTTACGGCGGGGTACGGAGCAGAAAACCAACATGAATCAGTAAGTTTCAGTCATGCATTACTAGCAAAAACTGAAAAACTTAAGGTGATTGCGGCTATTCTGCCCGGCCCCTGGAAACCGGCACTCGCAGCTAAGCAACTTGCAACAATTGATTATCTAACTGAAGGCCGTATTGCCATTAATGTGGTGAGTGGTTGGTTTAGAGGAGAGTTTGATGCGATTGGTGAAGAGTGGCCAGAGCATGATCAGCGCTACGTCCGCTCTGAAGAATTTATCCGTACGTTAAAAGGAATCTGGACCACCGATAACTATAGTTTCGATGGTAAATACTATCAATTCCAAAACTACACACTTAAACCGAAACCTCTGCAAAAGCCTCATATTGAAGTGTTTCAAGGCGGGAGCTCACGTGCAGCACGTGACATGGCTTCACGTGTATCTGACTGGTATTTTACCAACGGTAATACCGTAGAAGAAATTCAAAAACAAGTCGAAGACATTCGCACTAAAGCTAAAGCCAATAATCATCAGGTTAAAATTGGTGTAAATGCGTTCATTATTGCTAGAGATACCGAAGAAGAAGCAAAAGCGGTACTTCAAGAAATTATTGATAAAGCCAACACTGAAGCGGTAAATGCTTTTGGCGATGCAACACGTGAAGCAGGTGCAGCTTCTCCAGAGCAACAAGGTAACTGGGCAAAATCAAGTTTTGAAGATTTAGTGCAATATAACGATGGCTTTAAAACCAATTTAATTGGTACACCGCAGCAAATTGCAGAGCGTATCGTGGCGCTTAAAAATGTAGGTGTTGATTTGATTCTTTCTGGATTCTTACATTTCATTGAAGAAGTAGAATATTTTGGGGAAAAAGTTCTACCACTCGTTCGCCAATTAGAACTTCAACAAGAAAAGGAGATAGAAATTCAAGCGAAATCAGCCTAA
- the msuE gene encoding FMN reductase, with protein sequence MTGITSPKPLNIVAVSGGLNTPSKTESLVQAILDELSEATDIKVHFIKLSEIGPLLGGAFYRNQLPQRVQDDLAAVEAADALIVGTPVYRASFTGLFKHFFDFVEQTALVDVPVLLAASGGSDRHALVLEHQLRPLFSFFQAQTLPIGVYATDRDFTPEYTVKSEQLSDRITLAVARALPILEWAPAKGERAEVVKSKTQQANQELGINKQIEQEEVLPSAAVPDLDAAESRLHHKSGKSLTTHVA encoded by the coding sequence ATGACTGGTATCACATCACCAAAACCTTTGAATATTGTTGCTGTTTCTGGTGGCTTAAATACCCCATCTAAAACGGAAAGTTTGGTTCAAGCCATTCTTGATGAGTTATCCGAAGCAACCGATATTAAAGTTCATTTTATTAAATTAAGCGAAATTGGGCCTTTATTAGGCGGTGCATTTTATCGCAACCAACTTCCACAGCGCGTACAAGATGATCTTGCAGCGGTTGAAGCAGCTGATGCTTTAATTGTAGGTACACCAGTTTACCGCGCATCTTTTACGGGTCTTTTCAAACATTTCTTCGATTTTGTTGAACAAACTGCATTGGTCGATGTGCCTGTACTTTTAGCAGCATCAGGCGGTAGTGATCGTCATGCACTGGTACTTGAACATCAACTTCGTCCATTGTTCAGCTTCTTCCAAGCACAAACTTTACCAATTGGCGTATATGCAACTGATCGTGACTTTACCCCTGAATATACGGTGAAAAGCGAGCAATTATCAGATCGTATTACATTAGCCGTGGCACGTGCATTGCCAATTTTAGAATGGGCACCAGCGAAAGGTGAACGTGCTGAAGTAGTCAAATCTAAGACTCAGCAAGCAAATCAAGAGCTTGGTATTAACAAGCAAATTGAGCAAGAAGAAGTATTACCTTCAGCGGCTGTGCCTGATCTTGATGCGGCAGAGTCTCGCTTGCATCACAAGTCTGGCAAATCATTAACAACGCATGTTGCCTAA
- a CDS encoding response regulator, with translation MNILIVDDHPLFRHALIQAVRYSLPQAQIHETASVDEFYERLENGAEPDLVLLDLNLPGASGFSALVYVRAQYPAIPIIVVSAHEETSIIQRAIAHGAMGYIPKSAHPSHIGEAIRQVLEGEIWLPPNLPPNLNLDPRAADETALAERIQSLTPQQFRVLMMVAEGLLNKQIAYELDVSEATIKAHVTAIFRKLGVQNRTQAVLAISALNIEDKKI, from the coding sequence ATGAATATTTTAATCGTTGATGATCATCCTTTGTTTCGTCATGCTTTAATTCAAGCAGTACGTTATAGCCTGCCACAGGCACAAATTCATGAAACAGCTTCGGTTGATGAGTTTTATGAGCGTTTGGAAAATGGGGCAGAACCTGATCTAGTATTACTCGATTTAAATTTACCGGGTGCTTCAGGCTTTTCTGCTCTAGTCTATGTACGAGCACAGTATCCAGCTATTCCAATTATTGTGGTTTCTGCACATGAAGAAACTTCAATTATTCAGCGTGCGATTGCACATGGCGCGATGGGTTATATTCCTAAATCTGCTCATCCAAGTCATATTGGTGAAGCGATTCGTCAAGTTTTAGAGGGTGAAATCTGGTTACCACCTAATTTGCCACCTAACCTTAATCTTGATCCGAGAGCGGCAGATGAAACTGCTTTAGCTGAACGTATTCAATCTTTAACACCACAGCAATTCCGTGTTTTGATGATGGTTGCGGAAGGTTTGCTTAATAAACAGATTGCTTATGAACTTGATGTGTCAGAAGCAACGATTAAAGCGCATGTGACAGCAATCTTTAGAAAATTAGGTGTGCAAAACCGTACACAAGCCGTATTGGCAATTAGTGCACTCAATATTGAAGATAAGAAAATCTAA